A stretch of bacterium DNA encodes these proteins:
- the typA gene encoding translational GTPase TypA, with the protein MEIRNIAIIAHVDHGKTTLTDAILKQTGAAEEGVSMDSNKLEQERGITIYAKNASVEYKGTKINIVDTPGHADFGSEVERVLRSIDSVLLVVDAQEGPMPQTRFVLKKSLELGLKPIVVLNKIDKPAADPARAEDQVLELFLELGASDEQAEFPVMYAIGREGVAMRKLDDERKDLTPLLDMILEKVPVASNASADSALRAQPFNLAYDNFLGRLAVCRVYEGTLKTGGSIFVKKPTGETRSGKITKMFTFTGLKRVEATEVGPGDICIIAGVPDIEIGETVTTDANVETLPAIAVDQPTITLSFLVNNSPFGGREGKYVTSRQLRDRLEKELEINVGLKVDFQSPDNFQVSGRGELHIAILLENMRREGFEMQVSQPQVIVKEEEGVKKEPFEEVVVDIPSEYQGAVIEKLGTRGFQMTNMLVHEATVRLIFEGPTRGLLGYRNQFIIDTKGEGIIAARVIGFRPFAGEIRRRAQGSMVSMATGKALGFSLWNLQDRGRLFITPGTEVYEGQVIGDTSKGDEMYVNPTKGKNLTNVRSSGTDDAINLVPAYELSIERGLELMQKDEYLEVTPESVRLRKIYLTESAAAKAKREGN; encoded by the coding sequence ATGGAAATCCGCAACATCGCCATCATCGCCCACGTCGACCACGGGAAGACGACCCTTACCGATGCCATCCTGAAGCAGACCGGGGCAGCGGAGGAGGGGGTTTCCATGGACTCCAATAAGCTCGAACAGGAGCGCGGCATCACCATCTACGCCAAGAATGCCTCGGTGGAATACAAGGGTACCAAGATCAACATCGTTGACACGCCGGGCCACGCTGACTTCGGTTCCGAGGTCGAACGCGTGCTCCGCTCCATCGACAGCGTCCTTCTCGTCGTCGATGCGCAGGAAGGCCCGATGCCGCAGACGCGATTCGTCTTGAAGAAGTCGCTCGAGCTCGGCCTCAAGCCGATCGTCGTCCTCAATAAGATCGACAAGCCGGCCGCAGATCCGGCTCGCGCAGAAGATCAGGTCTTGGAACTCTTCTTGGAGCTCGGCGCATCCGATGAGCAGGCAGAGTTTCCGGTCATGTATGCCATCGGCCGCGAAGGTGTCGCGATGCGCAAACTCGATGATGAACGCAAGGATCTCACGCCGCTCCTCGACATGATCCTTGAGAAGGTTCCGGTAGCCTCCAATGCGTCTGCTGATTCCGCACTTCGCGCACAGCCGTTCAACCTCGCGTACGACAACTTCCTCGGCCGCCTCGCGGTCTGCCGCGTGTACGAAGGTACTTTGAAGACCGGCGGCAGCATCTTCGTAAAGAAGCCTACAGGAGAGACCCGCAGCGGCAAGATCACTAAGATGTTCACGTTCACGGGCCTCAAGCGTGTCGAAGCGACGGAAGTCGGACCGGGAGACATCTGCATCATCGCGGGCGTGCCTGATATCGAAATCGGCGAGACCGTCACGACTGATGCCAACGTCGAGACGCTTCCGGCAATCGCCGTCGATCAGCCGACGATTACACTCAGCTTCCTCGTCAACAATTCTCCGTTCGGCGGACGCGAAGGTAAGTACGTCACTTCGCGCCAGCTTCGTGATCGCCTTGAGAAGGAGCTCGAGATCAACGTCGGTCTCAAAGTCGACTTCCAGTCGCCGGATAATTTCCAGGTCTCTGGTCGCGGCGAACTCCATATCGCGATCCTCCTTGAGAACATGCGCCGTGAAGGTTTCGAGATGCAGGTCTCACAGCCGCAGGTCATCGTGAAGGAAGAGGAGGGCGTCAAGAAAGAGCCGTTCGAAGAAGTCGTCGTCGATATCCCGTCTGAATACCAAGGCGCCGTCATCGAAAAGCTCGGTACTCGTGGTTTCCAGATGACCAACATGCTCGTCCACGAAGCGACGGTGCGTCTCATCTTCGAAGGTCCGACCCGTGGTCTTCTCGGTTACCGCAACCAGTTCATCATCGATACGAAGGGTGAGGGTATCATCGCGGCACGCGTCATCGGCTTCCGTCCGTTCGCGGGAGAGATCCGTCGCCGTGCACAGGGCTCGATGGTTTCCATGGCGACCGGAAAAGCCTTGGGCTTCTCGCTCTGGAATCTCCAGGATCGCGGCCGTCTTTTCATCACGCCGGGAACCGAAGTGTACGAAGGCCAGGTCATCGGCGATACCTCCAAGGGCGACGAAATGTACGTGAATCCGACGAAGGGGAAGAACCTCACGAACGTGCGTTCGTCCGGTACCGACGATGCCATCAATCTCGTCCCGGCATACGAGCTCTCCATCGAGCGCGGATTGGAGCTCATGCAGAAGGATGAATACCTCGAAGTCACTCCTGAGAGCGTACGTCTGCGAAAGATCTATCTCACCGAAAGCGCAGCAGCAAAGGCAAAGCGCGAAGGAAACTAG
- a CDS encoding NUDIX domain-containing protein, whose amino-acid sequence MEENPRPKVGVGVMVFKEGKVLMGKRVSSHGAGEWSWPGGHMEYMESFEECAKREVREEAGIEIENVRFLRLLNLKDYAPKHYVDIGLIADWKNGDPKVMEPEKMEGWQWCDIENIPTPHFSALPTYFEALKTGRNFWDS is encoded by the coding sequence ATGGAAGAAAATCCACGACCGAAAGTCGGCGTCGGTGTGATGGTATTCAAGGAGGGGAAGGTTCTCATGGGGAAGCGCGTGAGTTCGCACGGCGCGGGCGAATGGAGCTGGCCCGGCGGACACATGGAGTATATGGAATCGTTCGAAGAATGCGCGAAACGCGAAGTCAGGGAAGAAGCCGGGATCGAGATCGAGAACGTCCGCTTCCTCCGTCTCCTCAATCTGAAAGATTATGCGCCAAAGCACTACGTCGACATCGGGCTCATTGCCGACTGGAAGAATGGCGACCCGAAGGTGATGGAGCCAGAGAAGATGGAAGGATGGCAGTGGTGTGACATCGAAAACATCCCGACGCCGCACTTCTCTGCGCTCCCGACCTATTTCGAAGCGTTGAAAACCGGCAGGAATTTCTGGGATTCCTGA